ATTTTAAGCTATCTCTAGTCTTGGCAAAGATTGCTAAATGTTTAATAGAAAGCTAGATATCTTTTTGTACTGGAATCATATATGAGAAACCAAGNNNNNNNNNNNNNNNNNNNNNNNNNNNNNNCTAAAACATATATTTTGCTGTTATACTCAGGTACATCTTATGTATACATTTCTGCATGTTATAAAGGTGGTCCCATTGTATCTTGTAAGTATTGTTGTTAAATATCATAGAACTTTCCAGTATCTCCNNNNNNNNNNNNNNNNNNNNNNNNNNNNNNNNNNNNNNNNNNNNNNNNNNNNNNNNNNNNNNNNNNNNNNNNNNNNNNNNNNNNNNNNNNNNNNNNNNNNNNNNNNNNNNNNNNNNNNNNNNNNNATCAGGCTGGAGATTTGATTTTTGTAATGCTGGTTTCCCATATTTTCCAAAACTTAATTGCAAGCATGATTTAGATTACTTTTGAAAAAATCAGCAGGCTTTAAAAGACACAGGATGCCTAATGAAATATTAtctgcttttatattttttattgatatttttatgcaTTGAAAAGTTAAGTTTCAGTAATGTTCAGCTCTGAGTAATGAAGTATTGTCACTTCATTGCTGTAGAATGCAATGCAGCAGGTAAACCACAGGCTTGGAGGTAGCTTCAGGATTTGCACTGCAGTGTTGTCTAGTAATGGATAGCATTTTTATGTCAGTGGTATTTCAACATGTGCCTTTGTCAGTTCATTAGATTATAATTCGGCATCATTTTCCCAAGTGCTCAGCAGTGATAATCTAATGGAGTTTTGAGACTGAAGACTTGTAAAGATAATGCTTTGTTTTCAATTGTGGGAAGGATATGCCTGGGTAGCGGCCATTTGATTTCTAGGAAAACAATATACAGTTGTTTACAGGTGTATAACATTTCTGATGATATTAGGTATGATGTGACAGGtaattatattttgcaaatagACACAATATAAACCATTAAGAATGAAGTAAACTTATTCTGTAAATCACTTGTGGTGTGGCCAGGCTAGAGACCTCTGGATGATGCTAGAGAGCTTGTTGATAGGGTTAGTTAATGTCGAGGATAGGCTTGGTTATCCGTATGGTGCAAGGGATTCTTGCACAGGCACCTCATCTCCCCATGGGTCCCCAGCCATTAGAGACAAAGAGGTGCAGGAGAGGCTTTCGTTGTTGAGATGCACCAGCGGCCTGAAAATTGGACATGTGTCTCTGAGGGCCAGCTGTTGCACGTCCACTCTCCCAGCTGCCTTCGCTCAAGCTCATGACTTGTGGGTACATCAAGGACCTCAGGCTGTTGGTTGCTGGGGTCCATAGTTGCTTCCTGGGTGTAGAGGAGCCTCCAGCACCCCATCCATGGGAAGCAAACACAGCACTTTTCTTTTCTGCGTGTATTTCTGGTTCTTCCTCGTTGGCTCTGTCGGAGGATGCTTGCGATTCCTCATGGGCAGTGTGTATGCCACTCCGCTTGCCAAGGGGACTCCATGTTCCTGAGGTGAAGATGGAGTGGAACCTCCGGTACTGTGTGTTGGGCTGGTTTGGAGGAGGCTGCTGATTTGATACCAGGGCTGCGAATCTGCTGCCTCCAAGACCTGTGAGGATATAGGTGATGTTATTTTCCTGGTGGAGCAGTAAATTCAAAGGAAATGAAGGGACTTGCATGAGATTTACATGGCTTGCATATTGAATAACCAGGCCAAGAGTATTTGGTACTGAAAAACCATATTATAAGCAATGTATAAGTAGATGTTGAAATTACAGTAGCTATCATTTAGTCCCTAATACAGCTTTGAAATAGGCTGGTACTGATGAAAATAGAAACCGATTCAGGCAAACGTAATAGTCTACACTTAATGATACTGTTATGCAGTGTTGGAAAATACGATCACATATTCTCAAGAACAGAGTCGAATCCCACCTTTGCTCTTCTGCGCCTGCACCAGAGGTTGTTTTTGTGGGAGCTTtgttgggggcaggggggggcgaCGCACGAACCGCTGCGGGGGCTGAGGGGCCTCGTAACCCCCGGGACCCCACCCGCGGCTGAGGAACACCCGCTTGCGCCGCTCCGCTCCCATGCTGTACCTGTCGTAATCATATCCTCCGCTGTCACTGAGATCAGAGGGGGGAAGGCTATAGGTGTAGGCGAAGTCAGCATCGTCCTGGGAGTGTGGTAGGAGGGCTGTGTCAGAACGCGGAATGGCCAGGAAGGTCAGCAGAGAGGTAGCGTCTCCAGCGGGCAGCTCAGTGGCGGTCATAGGCTGCCACACACAGGTCACCATCAACGCTATACATGCGGAAACCAGCCGGGCTGTGCCGCGCGCCTGCAAAGAGCGAGTGAAATATATTAGCAATGGCAAAGAAAATTGTGTTCTGCCTGAAAATGAAagggtttgatatatatatttttttagaattttgtttGTCACCGTTTCTCATTCTGCTTGTTACTCGTTCCCGTACCTTGTCTtatcgtctttccctctctcttttcctcagccTCAAATTTANNNNNNNNNNNNNNNNNNNNNNNNNNNNNNNNNNNNNNNNNNNNNNNNNNNNNNNNNNNNNNNNNNNNNNNNNNNNNNNNNNNNNNNNNNNNNNNNNNNNNNNNNNNNNNNNNNNNNNNNNNNNNNNNNNNNNNNNNNNNNNNNNNNNNNNNNNNNNNNNNNNNNNNNNNNNNNNNNNNNNNNNNNNNNNNNNNNNNNNNNNNNNNNNNNNNNNNNNNNNNNNNNNNNNNNNNNNNNNNNNNNNNNNNNNNNNNNNNNNNNNNNNNNNNNNNNNNNNNNNNNNNNNNNNNNNNNNNNNNNNNNNNNNNNNNNNNNNNNNNNNNNNNNNNNNNNNNNNNNNNNNNNNNNNNNNNNNNNNNNNNNNNNNNNNNNNNNNNNNNNNNNNNNNNNNNNNNNNNNNNNNNNNNNNNNNNNNNNNNNNNNNNNNNNNNNNNAAGTAAGTAAAGGTTATGGCNNNNNNNNNNNNNNNNNNNNNNNNNNNNNNNNNNNNNNNNNNNNNNNNNNNCAGGATGATGATGGGTCGGGAAAGTACGAGTGGAGGGAGATNNNNNNNNNNNNNNNNNNNNNNNNNNNNNNNNNNNNNNNNNNNNNNNNNNNNNNNNNNNNNNNNNNNNGTGCGGCGGGCGGGAGGGGGAAGCGCTGAAAAGGTCCCAGGTAATAACATCGCAAACGAGCTTCACTTAACCTGTGTTGTCGCATTTACTGGATGCATATTTAACGGCAGCGCTCGGGGGGTCGAGCTGGGATGCGGCCCCGGGGTTGCTAGTgggtgggcgtgtgcgtgtgaatggNNNNNNNNNNNNNNNNNNNNNNNNNNNNNNNNNNNNNNNNNNNNNNNNNNNNNNNNNNNNNNNNNNNNNNNNNNNNNNNNNNNNNNNNNNNNNNNNNNNNNNNNNNNNNcgcgcgcgcgcgcgcgatatgtatgtgtgtaccagAGTGCACAGTGTTGAAATACAGTCTCTAGGATTTATATGTCTATTCATCTGTGTTATTGACGCCGTCGCGTGTGCCATGGGCGCCCACCCTAAAGGGCGCCTCGCCACGACGGCCGCGAAATCGCCCGACCCACTGAATCGTGGAGGCCGAATGGCACCAGAGGGGCGGCGTGAGGGTtcgagggcgtgagggcgtgcgTTCGCAGGGGgcatgtgggcgtgtgggcgtgggagGATGGCCAGGCAGTGATCGGGCGGGTCGTTAGTCACGGCTAATGGACCGGAACGACACACGCCGGACCGTAGGATCAGGGGTTTTATCCTTTCGAGGGAGGAGGGATTAGGGGCGCGAACTAGGATACGCGGAAAATGAGGCGAGGGACTGGAAGCGGGGTGGAGGTTGGTGGTGCACNNNNNNNNNNNNNNNNNNNNNNNNNNNNNNNNNNNNNNNNNNNNNNNNNNNNNNNNNNNNNNNNNNNNNNNNNNNNNNNNNNNNNNNNNNNNNNNNNNNNNNNNNNNNNNNNNNNNNNNNNNNNNNNNNNNNNNNNNNNNNNNNNNNNNNNNNNNNNNNNNNNNNNNNNNNNNNNNNNNNNNNNNNNNNNNNNNNNNNNNNNNNNNNAGTGAATGAGTAagcgataaaaagaaatgaaaagcNNNNNNNNNNNNNNNNNNNNNNNNNNNNNNNNNNNNNaataaagaaacaaaagaatacgGGAATGAGTGGGAGTGTGTAGTTGCGCAAATAGctggataagagaaagaggagagattaaTAAAAAAGCATTAGCAAATCACCGGAAATGACGGGGACATAAGACATATTGGAAGAGGCTGGCGAGATcgcagaaagggaaaagggggaggggaggaggagaggaagggaggagaaggaagggaggagaaggaagggaggagaaggaggggaggagaaggaggggaatagagggaggaaaGCAATCAAGGAAAGAGGAACCGAGagtgggcgggcgtgggcggccgGTCAAGCAGAGCGGCGACAGGAAACCATCNNNNNNNNNNNNNNNNNNNNNNNNNNNNNNNNNNNNNNNNNNNNNNNGAAGGACATTATCCTTTCAACTTGGTATCCTTTGTGGCTCCctagaggggggaggtaggagtggGAGTGAAGGTGGCACTCGGTCACACCTCATGGCCTAAGGACTTTATCTCTCAGAAGTGCTCGAGGAGtaggtgcggggggggggattCCGGATCAAGACCTGGAGGAGTTTTAACCCTCAANNNNNNNNNNNNNNNNNNNNNNNNNNNNNNNNNNNNNNNNNNNNNNNNNNNNNNNNNNNNNNNNNNNNNNNNNNNNNNNNNNNNNNNNNNNNNNNNNNNNNNNNNNNNNNNNNNNNNNNNNNNNNNNNNNNNNNNNNNNNNNNNNNNNNNNNNNNNNNNNNNNNNNNNCTAGGACgcacgcggggggaggggggagggggggtcgtccCATGGCTTTCTAGGGGCGGCGGGGTTATGGTCTTGTTATGGTGTCGTTGCAgagatttttgttgttcttgtaagTGTTTCCTGTCGTAACCTTtggtgtcattgttgttattgttattggggtNNNNNNNNNNNNNNNNNNNNNNNNNNNNNNNNNNNNNNNNNNNNNNNNNNNNNNNNNNNNNNNNNNNNNNNNNNNNNNNNNNNNNNNNNNNNNNNNNNNNNNNNNNNNNNNNNNNNNNNNNNNNNNNNNNNNNNNNNNNNNNNNNNNNNNNNNNNNNNNNNNNNNNNNNNNNNNNNNNNNNNNNNNNNNNNNNNNNNNNNNNNNNNNNNNNNNNNNNNNNNNNNNNNNNNNNNNNNNNNNNNNNNNNNNNNNNNNNNNNNNNNNNNNNNtaataacaatagtaataatgatatgtatgtatttatatatgccacCCATTTATCAAACTCGTTCttttatttgaaatataattGCAAGGGCGAGGCGGGGAAGAAAATGTTCGCATGGAGGCGGACAAaccttttaatattattctacGCCGTAATAGCTAATACACATTCCCCCGAGATTGATGCGGCCACATAGAACCGTAATGTGATGAAGGTCGTAAATCCGTTTAGTTGGTAATGAAAGGTCGCCCATAAAAGCTCGTCAAACCCGGAGGACCATAGAAGTTCCTCTTCGCTCGCGGCGCCCGTTCAGCTACCACCGgggttaggggggtgggggtgtattgGGGTATAGGGGTGGGCATTAAGGGGCATAGAGGTGGGTATTGGGAGTATAGNNNNNNNNNNNNNNNNNNNNNNNNNNNNNNNNNNNNNNNNNNNNNNNNNNNNNNNNNNNNNNNNNNNNNNNNNNNNNNNNNNNNNNGATATGANNNNNNNNNNNNNNNNNNNNNNNNNNNNNNNNNNNNNNNNNNNNNNNNNNNNNNNNNNNNNNNNNNNNNNNNNNNNNNNNNNNNNNNNNNNNNNNNNNNNNctgtttgtctgtcagtgtaacaatatctatatctgtctcgcATTTATGNNNNNNNNNNNNNNNNNNNNNNNNNNNNNNNNNNNNNNNNNNNNNNNNNNNNNNNNNNNNNNNNNGAGGTATGCGTACATACAATTTATGCTGAACCCACGCCCGTGACTGAAGCATGTCCTCGTAATGAGCCCGCGGGGCTCATTACGACCGCATTAGTTGTACCAAAGCAGAAGGCCTGAGCAAAAGATTGGTTTCCCAGCNNNNNNNNNNNNNNNNNNNNNNNNNNNNNNNNNNNNNNNNNNNNNNNNNNNNNNNNNNNNNNNNNNNNNNNNNNNNNNNNNNNNNNNNNNNNNNNNNNNNNNNNNNNNNNNNNNNNNNNNNNNNNNNNNNNNNNNNNNNNNNNNNNNNNNNNNNNNNNNNNNNNNNNNNNNNNNNNNNNNNNNNNNNNNNNNNNNNNNNNNNNNNNNNNNNNNNNNNNNNNNNNNNNNNNNNNNNNNNNNNNNNNNNNNNNNNNNNNNNNNNNNNNNNNNNNNNNNNNNNNNNNNNNNNNNNNNNNNNNNNNNNNNNNNNNNNNNNNNNNNNNNNNNNNNNNNNNNNNNNNNNNNNNNNNNNNNNNNNNNNNNNNNNNNNNNNNNNNNNNNNNNNNNNNNNNNNNNNNNNNNNNNNNNNNNNNNNNNNNNNNNNNNNNNNNNNNNNNNNNNNNNNNNNNNNNNNNNNNNNNNNNNNNNNNNNNNNNNNtccattaccattttttttttacatctcgcaTTATCCAGTATCCAAGGCAGAGGAAatgaaacattaaataaaaaatgatgaacgaaataaaacaaaaacgatcGAATAACTGCGAGAGGAGGCNNNNNNNNNNNNNNNNNNNNNNNNNNNNNNNNNNNNNNNNNNNNN
This window of the Penaeus monodon isolate SGIC_2016 chromosome 31, NSTDA_Pmon_1, whole genome shotgun sequence genome carries:
- the LOC119593148 gene encoding uncharacterized protein LOC119593148 — encoded protein: MARGTARLVSACIALMVTCVWQPMTATELPAGDATSLLTFLAIPRSDTALLPHSQDDADFAYTYSLPPSDLSDSGGYDYDRYSMGAERRKRVFLSRGWGPGGYEAPQPPQRFVRRPPLPPTKLPQKQPLVQAQKSKGLGGSRFAALVSNQQPPPNQPNTQYRRFHSIFTSGTWSPLGKRSGIHTAHEESQASSDRANEEEPEIHAEKKSAVFASHGWGAGGSSTPRKQLWTPATNSLRSLMYPQVMSLSEGSWESGRATAGPQRHMSNFQAAGASQQRKPLLHLFVSNGWGPMGR